The following proteins come from a genomic window of Palaemon carinicauda isolate YSFRI2023 chromosome 12, ASM3689809v2, whole genome shotgun sequence:
- the LOC137650890 gene encoding uncharacterized protein: MSLKLGLGATIVNIVCDYARQTGYTEEDKDKFWEDMDQELRIIPAREGGGDLNGHLGISREGIEKVHGGWGVGERNDRGERWKDEVQERVKTKKEAKKKADLSGQQQDKENYKQAKKRAIRAVAMAKAETLNEVYKEMETTEGEKKIFGIARARDTASKDLTQIRQIKDNYGIVRAEENEIKRRETYFERLLNKENPRTVFEDGLPNEAVTIRVTRREVEQAVKKIKHSKIAGQDNIPVEAGRVLERKA, translated from the exons atgagtttaaagctgggattgggagcaacaatagtcaatatAGTGTGTGACTATGCCCGGCAAACTGGATATACAGAGGAGGATAAGGATAAATTCTGGGAGGATATGGACCAGGAGcttagaataattcctgcaagggaaggaggaggagatctgaatggccacttgggaattagtagggaagggatagagaaagtgcatggaggttggggtgtgggtgagagaaatgataggggagaaaga TGGAaagatgaggtgcaagaacgggtaaaaacaaagaaagaagccaagaagaaggcagatctatcaggacaacagcaggataaagaaaactataagcaggCAAAGAAAAGAGCAATTAGAGCGGTAGCAATGGCGAAGGCAGAGACAttgaatgaagtctataaagagatggaaacaacagaaggagaaaagaaaatatttggaattGCTAGGGCCCGAGATAcagcatctaaagacctgacgcagataaggcaaataaaagataactATGGTATAGTTcgagcagaagagaatgaaattaaaaggagGGAAACTTATTTTGAGAGACTATTGAataaggagaacccaagaacagtatttgaagatggactcccaaacgaggcagttaccatacgagtgactagaagagaagtagagcaagcagtaaagaagataaaACATAGTAAAATTGCAGGAcaggataatataccagtagaggctGGAAGAGTCCTTGAGAGGAAAGCATAG